From the genome of Lotus japonicus ecotype B-129 chromosome 6, LjGifu_v1.2, one region includes:
- the LOC130726143 gene encoding probable inactive leucine-rich repeat receptor kinase XIAO yields MATFFYLHCFLLLHLLLFSSFSVQAQESNHENMNPSDLKALLSIKNTLTELSSAKPFFSTWNLTAPDPCSSFSGVTCTFSRVTILSLGADSLPLAGSLPLSISSLTELTQLILSPGIVTGSIPPQLARLTKLRVISLPNNRLTGTIPSTFSSLTNLHTLDLSHNQLAGSIPPSLTELPQLRVLILASNSLTGPLQSSVSSPLLHLDFKNNKLTGPLPPSLPSSLRYLSLSKNRMWGPLPNGLESLSELEFLDLSMNQFSGPIPAQLFFRPTLSSLFLQRNNLSGGLPRGPGPDNRQPSIGSSSYGQGSIVDLSHNSLSGELSTVFDGVESLFLNNNRLMGSVPEEYVKSVCRGSTRTLYLQHNFFTGIPLEAGTVLPDTASLCLSYNCMELPPAVMTCPASSGEEMSRPTTQCSVFQKGSNGG; encoded by the coding sequence ATGGCCACCTTTTTCTACTTACattgctttcttcttcttcatcttcttctattttcatctttctctgttcaagctcaagagtcTAACCACGAAAACATGAACCCATCTGATCTGAAAGCTCTTCTTTCCATCAAGAACACTCTCACCGAACTCTCATCCGCGAAACCCTTCTTCTCCACCTGGAACCTCACCGCACCTGATCCCTGCTCCTCCTTCTCCGGCGTCACCTGCACATTCTCCCGAGTCACCATCCTCTCACTCGGCGCTGACTCACTCCCACTCGCCGGATCACTCCCTCTATCAATCTCCTCACTCACCGAGTTAACCCAGCTCATTCTCTCCCCCGGAATCGTCACCGGTTCCATCCCACCCCAACTCGCCCGACTCACCAAGCTCCGAGTCATCTCCTTACCCAACAACCGCCTCACCGGAACCATCCCCTCTACGTTCTCCTCCCTCACCAACCTCCACACCCTCGACCTGAGTCACAACCAACTCGCCGGGTCAATCCCGCCGAGCCTCACCGAGTTGCCACAACTCAGAGTCCTCATCCTCGCCTCCAACTCACTCACTGGGCCGTTACAAAGTTCCGTTTCCTCGCCGTTACTTCACCTGGATTTCAAGAACAACAAACTCACCGGACCGTTACCACCGTCACTTCCGTCATCTCTCCGTTATCTGTCGCTTTCGAAGAACCGAATGTGGGGCCCTCTCCCCAACGGCTTAGAGTCACTCTCAGAGTTAGAGTTCCTTGACCTTAGCATGAACCAATTCAGTGGGCCCATCCCGGCCCAACTATTCTTCAGGCCCACCTTGTCTTCACTCTTCTTGCAACGGAACAATCTCTCTGGTGGGCTTCCACGTGGGCCTGGGCCCGACAATAGACAACCATCGATCGGGTCCTCATCGTACGGTCAAGGATCAATCGTCGATCTGAGCCATAACTCGTTAAGCGGGGAGCTTTCAACGGTGTTTGATGGGGTCGAGAGCTTGTTCTTGAATAACAACCGTTTGATGGGGAGTGTGCCTGAGGAGTATGTTAAGAGCGTGTGCCGGGGCAGCACCAGAACGCTGTACCTTCAGCACAATTTCTTCACGGGGATTCCGTTAGAAGCGGGGACGGTGTTGCCGGATACGGCGTCGTTGTGCTTGTCTTACAATTGCATGGAGCTTCCGCCGGCGGTGATGACGTGTCCGGCCAGTTCCGGGGAGGAAATGTCAAGGCCGACAACGCAATGTTCTGTCTTTCAAAAAGGCAGCAATGGAGGCTAA